The genomic window AAGTCCTGAAACCTATCGCTACAATATTGCTCTATCAAAGGCCTAATTAAGCCTGTCGTCGGTAAGCAAAGATGAACGGTCAAAACATCAAAGCGATCTGGATAAAGCGAGCCAAACGCGGCCCAATGGATGCTGTCCAGCAAGCAGAAGCGATCGCAAGTCAAGGACTCGTAGGCAACGCCAACCAGCGAGGGCGGCGACAGGTCACTCTTCTTGATGCAGCCGTATGGCAGCAAGTCATGCAAGAACTAGGTGTGAGCCTAGATCCATCAGTGCGTCGTGCCAATATATTGGTGAGCGGCATCGACCTAGCAAAGAGCCGCAAGCGCGTCCTACAGATTGGAGAGTGTCGCATACGGATCTTCACTGAAGCCAAACCCTGCGAACGGATGGACGAAGTTTTACCAGGGCTGCAAGCTGCTCTCTACCCAAACTGGCGCGGCGGAGCCTGTGGTGAAGTGCTGCAAGGTGGAACTATCAGTGTTGGCGATCATGCTGTCTGGGCAGACACACGATAAGCAGATCTAGTTTGGGCATTCTCATAATCAGAGCAATGTTTTTGAGGCCACCTCTATGACGGTACCTTCAGGCTGGGAACTCCCCCAAGCAATAAAACGACGACTAGGCCAAAAAGAAGCAGGCAAGCAACGGGCAATGGTAGCAGAGGAGCATTTGTTACTGATCCTGCACAAAGTCCCAAAGCAAGGAAGTCGCAAACGCACAGGTCTCTTCTTCTGGCGCACCCCAAACGGCAGTTGGAAATATAGCGGGGGTGGTGATGGATTGGGAAAATTACGCAGCCATGTCAAAGCTTACAGTGATGCAGAACAGGCACTGACAGCTCAGTATGAGCAAGCTGCTACAGCAGCAGACTACTTTCATCTGCTTGAAAATATTGGCCCTCTAAGTCGAGCGACAGCAAACCTTTATGCAGCATTGCAGGCCGCGCGAGAAGCCATTTCTGACGATCTCAACATCATTGACCTTCGAGATGCGGCGATTGATCTGAGCCGAACCCTAGAACTACTTTATGACGACACAAAAAATGCCCTGGATTATGCGCTAGCTAAGCAGGCTGAAGAACAAGCAAGGTTAAGTCAAAAGTCTGTACGAACGGCACAACGCCTGAATATCCTAGCTGCGATTTTCCTGCCACTGACAGCTCTTTCAAGCGTTTTTGGAATGAATCTCCATAGTGGGCTAGAGGATCAGTCCACCTCTATCTTTTGGATAGTACTGATCGCGGGTATCTTCCTTGGATTTGCCACAAGAGACTGGGTTCTACGGGGCAAAGTT from Acaryochloris thomasi RCC1774 includes these protein-coding regions:
- a CDS encoding CorA family divalent cation transporter, producing the protein MTVPSGWELPQAIKRRLGQKEAGKQRAMVAEEHLLLILHKVPKQGSRKRTGLFFWRTPNGSWKYSGGGDGLGKLRSHVKAYSDAEQALTAQYEQAATAADYFHLLENIGPLSRATANLYAALQAAREAISDDLNIIDLRDAAIDLSRTLELLYDDTKNALDYALAKQAEEQARLSQKSVRTAQRLNILAAIFLPLTALSSVFGMNLHSGLEDQSTSIFWIVLIAGIFLGFATRDWVLRGKVRPSNSK
- a CDS encoding MOSC domain-containing protein, which translates into the protein MNGQNIKAIWIKRAKRGPMDAVQQAEAIASQGLVGNANQRGRRQVTLLDAAVWQQVMQELGVSLDPSVRRANILVSGIDLAKSRKRVLQIGECRIRIFTEAKPCERMDEVLPGLQAALYPNWRGGACGEVLQGGTISVGDHAVWADTR